The following are encoded together in the Streptomyces rapamycinicus NRRL 5491 genome:
- a CDS encoding site-2 protease family protein, translating into MTTAVSRRDRRISPVFLGLFAIMVVSAWAVWTEYSASPGFAVFLFVVSGWIVSLCLHEYAHARTALHGGDLTIGAKGYLTLNPLKYTHVALSIVLPVIFVIMGGIGLPGGAVFIERHRIRGRWKHSLISAAGPLTNVLFAAALTAPFWLGATDRVPELFRCALAFLALLQVTAAILNFLPVPGLDGYGVIEPWLSYRIRRQVEPYAPFGLLAVFGILWIPEVNQAFFDAIDAVMRALGVSEWDTYWGQEFFRFWQGEPDIAGFRS; encoded by the coding sequence ATGACCACCGCAGTCAGCCGCCGTGACCGGCGTATCAGCCCCGTCTTCCTCGGCCTGTTCGCGATCATGGTCGTATCCGCGTGGGCCGTATGGACGGAGTACTCCGCGAGCCCCGGCTTCGCCGTGTTCCTGTTCGTCGTCTCGGGATGGATTGTCTCCCTCTGTCTGCATGAGTACGCCCATGCGCGCACCGCGCTGCACGGCGGGGATCTGACGATCGGCGCGAAGGGCTATCTGACCCTCAACCCGCTGAAGTACACCCATGTGGCGCTGAGCATCGTGCTGCCCGTGATCTTCGTGATCATGGGCGGGATCGGGCTGCCGGGCGGGGCGGTGTTCATCGAGCGGCACCGGATCCGGGGGCGCTGGAAGCACAGCCTGATCTCGGCCGCCGGGCCGCTGACGAATGTGCTGTTCGCGGCCGCGCTGACCGCGCCGTTCTGGCTCGGCGCCACCGACCGGGTGCCGGAGCTCTTCCGCTGCGCGCTCGCCTTCCTGGCACTGCTCCAGGTCACGGCGGCGATCCTGAACTTCCTGCCGGTGCCGGGCCTGGACGGGTACGGGGTGATCGAGCCGTGGCTGTCCTACCGCATCCGGCGCCAGGTCGAGCCGTACGCGCCGTTCGGGCTGCTCGCGGTCTTCGGAATCCTGTGGATACCCGAGGTCAACCAGGCGTTCTTCGACGCGATCGACGCGGTGATGCGGGCGCTGGGCGTATCGGAATGGGACACCTACTGGGGGCAGGAATTCTTCCGCTTCTGGCAGGGCGAGCCCGATATCGCCGGATTCCGGTCTTAG
- a CDS encoding HAMP domain-containing sensor histidine kinase — protein MSRPAGREPRRLTRWWRRRSLRTRLTVIAATAIAVSVFVAFQVASELLGWELRDTAENQLRADSRVLATNAQRAGLAQVQLPPYPGSGRLVRVILPDGSTRTPAGQPALPPVSEHAGRVAQGASADLMESKDGDEEGYLIYTLRAGDGAVQVARAADDSPINQFGLGMLLIGLLCVVGGALVGRTVARTGLAPIDRLTAAAVRVAHTRELDAHIPDEGGGEIRQLIQSINDMLAALRDSRRAQRLLAEDAAHELKTPLTSLRLNVELLIRLDRRGTLDSALPAEGRTRLLNDLGAQVAELSTLAAELTDLARGDVSDENTELLDLADVVVAAATRARSHVPDIEVALDVTSVWVSGRPAALQRAVLNLIDNAGKWSPADQPVQVRLRAEGASAVLEVDDAGPGIDAADVPRVFDRFYRADSARALPGSGLGLSIVQRVVDAHGGRATVARSARGGALLRVDLPAAAPPAPIARLTAGEDTAVR, from the coding sequence GTGAGCAGGCCCGCCGGCCGGGAACCGCGCCGGCTGACCCGATGGTGGCGCCGGCGGTCCCTGCGGACCAGGCTGACGGTGATCGCGGCGACGGCCATCGCGGTCAGCGTGTTCGTGGCCTTCCAGGTGGCCAGCGAGCTACTGGGCTGGGAGCTGCGGGACACCGCCGAGAATCAGCTACGCGCCGACTCCCGCGTCCTGGCGACGAACGCGCAGCGCGCCGGTCTGGCGCAGGTCCAGCTACCGCCGTATCCCGGATCCGGTCGGCTGGTGCGGGTCATCCTGCCCGACGGCTCGACCCGGACGCCGGCCGGCCAACCCGCGCTGCCCCCCGTCAGCGAGCACGCCGGGCGCGTGGCGCAGGGCGCGTCGGCCGACCTGATGGAGTCGAAGGACGGCGACGAAGAAGGCTACCTCATCTACACGCTGCGGGCGGGCGACGGCGCGGTCCAGGTGGCCCGCGCCGCCGACGACAGCCCGATCAACCAGTTCGGGTTGGGCATGCTGCTGATCGGGCTGCTCTGCGTGGTCGGCGGCGCCCTTGTCGGACGGACCGTGGCGCGGACCGGGCTGGCACCGATCGACCGGCTGACCGCCGCCGCGGTACGTGTCGCGCACACCCGGGAGCTCGACGCCCACATCCCGGATGAGGGCGGTGGGGAGATCCGGCAGCTGATCCAGTCGATCAACGACATGCTCGCCGCGCTCAGGGACTCCCGGCGGGCCCAGCGGCTGCTCGCCGAGGACGCCGCCCACGAGCTCAAGACCCCGCTCACCAGCCTGCGCCTCAACGTCGAGCTGCTGATCCGGCTCGATCGGCGCGGCACCCTGGACAGCGCACTGCCGGCGGAGGGCCGGACCCGGCTGCTCAACGATCTCGGCGCCCAGGTGGCCGAGTTGAGCACCCTTGCCGCCGAGCTGACCGACCTGGCGCGCGGTGACGTCAGCGACGAGAACACCGAGCTGCTCGACCTCGCCGACGTGGTGGTGGCCGCCGCGACCCGGGCGCGTTCCCACGTGCCCGACATCGAGGTCGCGCTCGACGTGACCTCCGTGTGGGTGAGCGGGCGTCCCGCTGCGCTCCAGCGGGCGGTGCTCAACCTCATCGACAACGCCGGCAAGTGGTCCCCCGCGGACCAGCCGGTCCAGGTCCGGCTCCGTGCCGAGGGCGCGTCGGCGGTGCTCGAGGTCGACGACGCCGGGCCGGGCATCGACGCCGCCGACGTACCGCGGGTGTTCGACCGGTTCTACCGTGCCGACAGCGCCCGGGCGTTGCCGGGATCCGGTCTGGGGCTGTCGATCGTGCAGCGGGTCGTCGACGCCCACGGCGGCCGGGCCACCGTCGCCCGCTCCGCACGCGGTGGCGCGCTGCTTCGGGTCGACCTTCCGGCCGCGGCCCCGCCCGCCCCGATCGCGCGGCTCACCGCCGGGGAGGACACCGCGGTGCGCTGA
- a CDS encoding response regulator transcription factor codes for MRIMIADDEAAIRGSLERVLQVEGYDTSTVANGLAVLDGVGGAGGDTLDLLILDVMMPRLGGLETCRRLRAAGRDLPVLMLTARDQVSDRVTGLDAGADDYLPKPFATEELLARVRALLRRRTPTDGESQILSFADVRLDPDRFEAWRGGRPLRLTRTEFSLLQVLVRNATRVLTRDALFEAIWGFDMSATANNLQVYVSYLRRKMEAEGEPRLIYTLRGLGYTLRETPP; via the coding sequence GTGCGGATCATGATCGCGGATGATGAAGCGGCCATCCGTGGGTCGCTGGAGCGGGTGCTCCAGGTCGAGGGTTACGACACCAGCACCGTCGCCAACGGTCTCGCCGTGCTCGACGGGGTCGGTGGGGCCGGCGGTGACACGCTGGATCTGCTGATCCTCGACGTGATGATGCCCCGCCTCGGCGGGTTGGAGACCTGCCGGCGGTTGCGGGCCGCGGGTCGGGATCTGCCGGTGCTCATGCTGACCGCCCGTGACCAGGTCTCCGACCGGGTCACGGGGCTGGACGCGGGCGCCGACGACTACCTGCCCAAGCCGTTCGCCACCGAGGAGTTGCTGGCCCGGGTGCGGGCCCTGCTGCGCCGGCGCACGCCGACCGACGGGGAGTCGCAGATCCTGTCGTTCGCCGACGTCCGGCTCGATCCCGACAGGTTCGAGGCGTGGCGGGGCGGGCGGCCGCTGCGCCTGACCCGGACCGAGTTCTCCCTCCTGCAGGTCCTCGTGCGCAACGCGACCCGGGTCTTGACCCGCGACGCGCTGTTCGAGGCGATCTGGGGCTTCGACATGAGCGCCACCGCCAACAACCTCCAGGTATACGTGAGCTACCTGCGCCGCAAGATGGAGGCCGAGGGTGAGCCGCGACTGATCTACACGCTGCGCGGCCTGGGATACACGTTGCGGGAGACTCCTCCGTGA